The proteins below come from a single Ruegeria sp. SCSIO 43209 genomic window:
- a CDS encoding F0F1 ATP synthase subunit C: protein MEGDLAHIGAGLAAIGSGAAAIGVGNVAGNFLAGALRNPSAAASQTATLFIGIAFAEALGIFAFLVSLLLMFAV from the coding sequence ATGGAAGGCGATCTCGCACACATCGGCGCAGGCCTGGCAGCAATCGGTTCCGGCGCAGCCGCAATCGGGGTGGGCAACGTTGCAGGCAACTTCCTGGCCGGCGCCCTGCGCAACCCTTCGGCGGCTGCTTCGCAGACCGCAACCCTGTTCATCGGTATCGCGTTCGCAGAAGCGCTGGGCATCTTCGCATTCCTGGTCTCGCTGCTGCTGATGTTCGCCGTATAA